The segment TTTTACTAGCTCAAACCCATTCATCACAGGCATTACGATATCGCTAACCACCAAGTCCACTTTAGTGTGCTGCAGCAAATCCAAAGCTTCTCTGCCGTTAGCCGCTGATAATACCTGGTATCCTGCTGATTCTAAGTAATTTTTTTCCGTTTTTGCAAAGAAGGGAGTATCTTCAACTAACAGAATGGTGTTTTTCTTATCTGTTGCATACTCCTTTGGAGAAACATAATGTTCCGGGTCAGCCAGCTCAAACAGTTCGTACATGTTGATAATAAGGGTGATACGATTGCCCAATACAGCAGAGCCTAATAAGCCTTTCTCTTTTAAATCATGGGGATTGAAGGAAATGTTAGTTTCTACCGTATCTACCATTTGCTCTATAAGAATACCGATTGGGTGTTTAACCAATTTAGGGATGATTACAAATAATTTATTGCTATTACTTTCTGTTTTGCCAACAGAAAGGTAATTTTCCAGCCGAATAACTCGCAGTGCCGTTTCTCTAAACTGAATAAATTCTTTATCACCAATTGTTTCTATTTGTTCAGCCGTGATCTTTTCCACTCGTGCTACCATACTTAGGTCAATGCAGAATGTCTCCGGTCCTGAACATTTGAATAAGAGCAGGTTTTGCTTCTCGTTGAGGTGGTCCTCAGTAACAAGGCTATGAGAAGAAACTATTTCTTGTTTTTCAGAAAATTTAAATCCAGCTTTAGCAGCAATTCCTTCCAAATCCAATATCATAGCAATTTTACCATCTCCCAGCACCGTTATGCCAGAGTAACACGGGCAGTCTTTTAGATGTCGGGGTAGGTTCTTAACTAAAATTTCTTCGTCATCCAGAATACGATCAACAATTAAGCCAAATCTTTTTGACCCGCTTTTAACCACCAACACCCTGATTAGTTGGGTTGATGTATTGTTTTCTGCGATACCTAGTACATCACTAAGACGAACAGTGGGGACGAGCTTTCCTCTTAGTCGTAATACCAAAGAGTCTTGGAAGACCTGCAGTTTCCCAACAGATTCTTCGGGCTTTATCCGCACCATTTCCTGAAGGTTTACCTGGGGAAGAGCAAATTTTAGCCCCTCTACTTCAATTAACAAGGAATGAACTATTGCTAAAGTAATTGGAAGGGTTAAGCGGAACGTAGCCCCTTGCCCCGGGTTGTTGAGGATTTCCATCACACCGCCCAGCTTATCAATGTTATTTTTTACTACGTCCAGACCTACCCCTCTACCGGACAGATCCGTAACTTGATCGGCGGTGGAGAAACCGGTACGAAACAAAAGGTCTAGCAACTCACGTTCCCCCATAAGAGCTAGCTCACTGGTATCTACAAGTGAATTTTCTTGTGCCTTGGTTTTTAGTTTCTCCAGGTCAATACCGCTGCCGTTGTCTATAACGTCGATTATAACGTGACCGCCTTCGTGGTATGCTTTTAGAGAAATAGTCCCTGTTTTTAGCTTACCTAATTGTTCCCGCTGTTCAGGTGTTTCAATGCCGTGGTCTATTGAGTTGCGAACAAGGTGAGTAAGCGGGTCACCTAACGACTCAACAATGGTCTTGTCCAACTCTACATCATTACCTTCAATTTTAAGTTCAATATTTTTGCCGGTTTGTTTGGACAACTCACGCGTCAGTCGAGGGAATTTATGAAATACTTTTGCTAAGGGCTGCATCCGAGTCTGCATAACTTTTTCCTGCAATTCGGTGGTAATCCTATCAACATTTTGCAGCACACCGTTGAGACCGGGAATATCCTTTCGGTGTGTTTCTACCACTCTGAGAAGACGGTTTCTCCCGAGCACCATTTCACTCGCTAGATTTAACAAATCATTAAGCAAGTTAATATTTACACGAACCACTTCACTATTGTGCAATGTTTTGCTGCTTGGCTTGCTAGTAATAATAGCTTGGTTAGCATTCCTCGATACGTTGGCTAGAGACTTGCCATAGTTAAAAGTGTTCTGCGTGTCTTCAGTATGTTCTTTATCAAATAATGCGAGGGGAGAGGGAGAGGGGCTTTTTTTAGTACATTCTTCCCTAGCTGTTTTGACATCTAGTTCTTCAATATTTCGTACAGGGATATCTAAAGCGGCAGCGACCAAATCTTTTTCCAAGACAGTAGTTATGACAAACACCTGACCGCTATCAGATGAAGGCGTAGTATCTGTTTTAAAATAGTAGTGGTGGACAATTTGGCCAATTGTTGCTACATTTTCAACCATCCCCCGCGGGGTTTGGCAGGAAAATTTAAAGATATTATGGCCGTGGCTAACCGCATCAGTCAGCATAAACTGGTAGTCCATGGAAGCTGACGGTGTAGTTTCGTTAAAGGACATTTCATCGGAAGACGTGCTGTTTTTGCTAAGCCCAAGTTGTTGGCATTCAATAACTTCAGTTAGTTTGGATAAGTGGTCTGATATATCCATATTAGTGCTGTTAGCTGTATCTTGAACCATTTTATTTAAACAGTCATTGGCTGACAGAATATTGGTAGTAATTTCATCAGTAATAATTAGGCTGCCGTTTTTAACCTGGTCGAATATAGTTTCCATGGCGTGAGATAATTCCACGATGTTTTGGAGGCTGAAAAAGCCGGCGGCACCCTTGATACTGTGCAAGGCACGAAAAATTTCGTGTATAGTATCCGTGTCACCTGTGCCATTTTCTAATTTCAGCAGTTCACTTTCCACTGCACTTATATGTTCAAGGGTTTCTTCCCTAAATTCCTTTAGAAGTTCATTAGTTTGCAAAAGACTCACCCCACTTTAGGTACGACTAGGTTGAATACTTAATATGAAGAGATAAACTAAAAGTATATAATTACCATTAAGATTATAATATTTCCCATTAAGGAAGGGATTTCCTGCAATAAATGTCGAGAATTCCGTATAGTTGTTGTTTATTAATATATTTGGGAAGATTAGGTAGGTGGGAGTTACGTTTTATTGAAGATTTTATTGTCCTAAGGTCGTACAAAATTTACCGTCGGGTACTTTAGGCAGAGTGTTTGTTGTAGCATGTTCGAGAGTATTTGTGCAAAATCGGATGGAGTTCTCGCTATATGTAATGACTAATAAATACCGGGGAATAAGTCCCCGGTATTAAAGCGCACTCTTTGCAAAAATTTTAAGATAGCCCTTGTTTTATTGCACCAGCCTGTTCTTCACCATTACCAATGGAATACGCAATGATGCAAGCGTTACGACCCCAAGCCAGGCTACATGCCCCAGCAAAGTTGAATCGACGTTACCTAACACCAGGGGCCGGATAACTTCTACCGCATGGTAAAGCGGAGTTAGCCCGGGCAGGAACCTGATCCCTGCAGGCAAGTTGTCGATGGGAAAAAAGATACCGGAGAACAGGAACATGGGCGAGATAAAGATAGTAAAAAAGTAGCCAAAAGAATCGTAGTTAGGTGCCAAGCTGGTCCAGATTAAGGACATGGTGGAAAAAATCGCCGCCATCAGGGCCAAAGGAATAATTATCAGGAAAAAGAGCGGGGAATGAACAAGACCAAACATGGCAACTACCAGGAAGAAAACTATGCCATAGAGGACTCCTTTAAAAGTACCATATAATATTTCACCCATAACCACGTCGTCCATACTCACTGGAGTGGCGACCATGGCATGAAAGGTCTTCTGAAGGGTCATTCTGGTATAGCTGCCGTAGGTAGCTTCATAGGTGGTTGAAAACATGGCAGAGGAAGCGATGAGACCAGGGGCCAGGAAGCTAATATAGGAGAGGCCATTTATCTGACTAACGTAAACGCCCAGGCCAAAACCCATCGCCCATAGGTAAAGCAGGGGTTCCATAAAGTTAAACATCAGCTGGGCTTTCCAAGTCTTTCTGAAGACCGACAAGTTGCGGTAGAATACCCGCCAAATCAGGGGCAGGGAAAGGTCGGGCCAAGTGAAGAATTCTTTGAGCAGCTTGCTTGTATTACTCATGTTCGCCATCCCCATATTCCCCAGGGTTGTCTTTAAAGGTCTCCCCGGTGAGTTTTAAATACACATCTTCCAGGTTGGTGGAACGTAGGCGGCGGGACGACAATGAAACGCCCAGGGATTGTGCGCCGGAAGCAATCCGTTCCTCCAGTTCACTCCCACTGTTGGTGAAAAGGATTAAGATGTCCCCCAGTACGTGATGAGCCTTAAGGAGTTCTCCGGCCCTTTCCAGCAGAAGGCTATGCTCCTCCGGCTTTACACCCAGCTCCAGGGCTTGTCCGCCCACATGCCGTTCAATCAGCTCTAGGGGCGCTCCTTCCTCCAGGATCTCGCCCTTGTGCAGGATTATCAGCCTGTCGCAGAGCTGGCTGGCTTCCTCCAGGTAATGGGTAGTCAAGAGCATGGTGATACCCATTTTTTTTAGTTTGCGCAGGCGCTGCCAAACAAGATGGCGGGCATAGGGATCTAGCCCCGTAGTCGGTTCGTCTAGGATCAGAAGTTCGGGCCGGTTGATAAGAGCCCTGCCAATGGTCAGGCGGCGCTTAAGCCCCCCTGAAAGCTGGTCTACCAAAGACCCGGACTTCCCTGTAAGCTCCATAAACTCCAGGATTTCAGCGGCCCTCTCTCGGGCTGTCTTCTTGTTTATCCGGAAGTAACCGGCATACACCAACAGATTATTAAACACTGTCAACTCCGGATCCAGATTGTCTTCCTGGGGAACCACCCCGATTTTGGCCTTTATTTCCCGTCCATAGCTGTTGATGTCCCGACCGAATACTTCCAAGGTACCGGAAGTGACCGGTGAAAAGCCGTGGACCATCTTGACAAAAGAAGTCTTGCCCGCGCCGTTGGGGCCTAAGAGCCCGAAACACTCGCCACGGTAAACGGTCAAATTCAGACCCTTAACGGCTTCAAGTTCGGCAAACTTTTTGACCAGGTTAGTGGCTGTTATAATATTCTCGCCAATACTCATAATGCTCTCTCCAATTCCAGCCTAATCCGCGAATGGTCCGCTGGTCCATGAGCTACATTAACCAGTTCCGGACTAAGGGGACTACTATAGGATCCTCTATATTGCACTTCCCTACTTTTAATATTACTTGTAATATATTTACTTTAGTAATTATAGCTTGTTAGATGGAAATACACAAACATACATGCCCTAGGTCCAACGACCCACGCACATGCGCCTAATTGGCGGAGTTTTATTTATGCCTATTATGGACTATAATGAATTTTGAGCTAATTAAAAAACTTAAAGAGGTTATATTATGAGTATTTTGACAGTAGAAAATCTAACAAAATCATATGGTGAAAAGGTTTTATTTAGTGATATCTCTTTTACAATTGCTGACAAGCAGCGGATTGGTTTGATTGGGGTCAACGGGACCGGCAAGTCAACTTTATTAAAGATAATTGCCGGTATTGAGACTGCGGAAAAAGGGAAGGTCACACATGCCAATAAATTTCAGATTGAATACTTACCGCAGCATCCCATTTTGGACGGTCAATTGACGGTTTTAGATCAAATCTACTTTGGCGATAATTCTTTGATGAAAGTATTGAGAGATTATGAGCAGGCAGCTAATGAACTGGAGAAAAATCCTAATAATACGGGCAAACAGGACAAACTATCTTTTCTGCAGCAAGAAATGGATCGCATGAATGCTTGGGACGCTAGTAGTATGGCTAAAACAATCTTGACTCGTTTGGGTATCGAAAACTTTAGTCAGCCTGTGAAAGAATTGTCAGAGGGTCAGAAAAAAAGGGTTGCTATTGCTAAGGCATTGGTGCAACCTGCAGATTTGCTGGTGTTGGATGAACCGACCAACCATCTGGACAATGAAATTATTGAATGGTTGGAGCGGTTTTTAACACAGTATCAAGGAGCTCTATTGGTTATAACTCATGATCGCTACTTTCTAAATAGGGTGACTAATAGGATACTTGAGTTAGACCAAGGAAAGCTCTACGGCTATGAGGGAAACTATGAAGCTTATCTTGCCGGTAAAGCCCAGCGAGAAGAGCAGACGATTACTGCGGAAAAAAAGCGGCAGAATCTTCTTCGCAAGGAATTAGCGTGGCTTAAGCGGGGAGCTAAGGCCCGGTCCACTAAGCAAAAAGCACGCGTACAACAGGTGCATCAAATACAGGAACAAGAAGTGGACATGCACAAAAAGGACTTGGAGTTTGCCATCGGTTCCCAGCGATTAGGGAAAAAAGTGCTGGAACTAAAGGGGATATCAAAAAAGTATGGCGGAGAAAGGTTAATTAGTGATTTTAGTTACCGGATCGGGCCTGGTGAGAAATTAGGCATTATCGGACCTAATGGTGCCGGCAAGACAACACTACTAAAAATAATGGCTGGTTTTATTGAACCGGATGCCGGTGTTGTCGAAATTGGACAGACAGTAAAGGTTGGCTTTTATAGCCAGAACTACGTGGACATGGACCTTGATTTAAGAGTTATCGAGTATATTAGAGAAGGGGCAGACAATGTTAAAACGGCGGACGGTCAGTGGATAACTGCCGAACAGATGCTGGAGAGATTCTTATTTCCCCGTAGTCAGCAGTGGGCCTATATTGGAAAATTGTCCGGTGGAGAGCGGCGACGCTTATATCTTTTGCGGAGATTGATGGAAGAGCCTAATGTCTTATTCTTGGATGAGCCTACTAACGACCTGGATACCGAAACATTGTCAATTTTGGAAGACTACCTAGAACAATTCCCCGCTAGTGTCATTACCGTATCTCATGATCGTTTTTTCCTGGACCGGGTGGTAGATCGTTTGATCGCTTTTGAGAATGATGGTGTCATTAG is part of the Metallumcola ferriviriculae genome and harbors:
- a CDS encoding chemotaxis protein CheW; amino-acid sequence: MQTNELLKEFREETLEHISAVESELLKLENGTGDTDTIHEIFRALHSIKGAAGFFSLQNIVELSHAMETIFDQVKNGSLIITDEITTNILSANDCLNKMVQDTANSTNMDISDHLSKLTEVIECQQLGLSKNSTSSDEMSFNETTPSASMDYQFMLTDAVSHGHNIFKFSCQTPRGMVENVATIGQIVHHYYFKTDTTPSSDSGQVFVITTVLEKDLVAAALDIPVRNIEELDVKTAREECTKKSPSPSPLALFDKEHTEDTQNTFNYGKSLANVSRNANQAIITSKPSSKTLHNSEVVRVNINLLNDLLNLASEMVLGRNRLLRVVETHRKDIPGLNGVLQNVDRITTELQEKVMQTRMQPLAKVFHKFPRLTRELSKQTGKNIELKIEGNDVELDKTIVESLGDPLTHLVRNSIDHGIETPEQREQLGKLKTGTISLKAYHEGGHVIIDVIDNGSGIDLEKLKTKAQENSLVDTSELALMGERELLDLLFRTGFSTADQVTDLSGRGVGLDVVKNNIDKLGGVMEILNNPGQGATFRLTLPITLAIVHSLLIEVEGLKFALPQVNLQEMVRIKPEESVGKLQVFQDSLVLRLRGKLVPTVRLSDVLGIAENNTSTQLIRVLVVKSGSKRFGLIVDRILDDEEILVKNLPRHLKDCPCYSGITVLGDGKIAMILDLEGIAAKAGFKFSEKQEIVSSHSLVTEDHLNEKQNLLLFKCSGPETFCIDLSMVARVEKITAEQIETIGDKEFIQFRETALRVIRLENYLSVGKTESNSNKLFVIIPKLVKHPIGILIEQMVDTVETNISFNPHDLKEKGLLGSAVLGNRITLIINMYELFELADPEHYVSPKEYATDKKNTILLVEDTPFFAKTEKNYLESAGYQVLSAANGREALDLLQHTKVDLVVSDIVMPVMNGFELVKRIRSDNKLAKLPVIAVTTRNDQRSMEEGIEAGFDYYEIKLSKDRFLSKVRLALEENKAAGNSSANDGFELEESICQTGREYYEKKF
- a CDS encoding ABC transporter permease — translated: MSNTSKLLKEFFTWPDLSLPLIWRVFYRNLSVFRKTWKAQLMFNFMEPLLYLWAMGFGLGVYVSQINGLSYISFLAPGLIASSAMFSTTYEATYGSYTRMTLQKTFHAMVATPVSMDDVVMGEILYGTFKGVLYGIVFFLVVAMFGLVHSPLFFLIIIPLALMAAIFSTMSLIWTSLAPNYDSFGYFFTIFISPMFLFSGIFFPIDNLPAGIRFLPGLTPLYHAVEVIRPLVLGNVDSTLLGHVAWLGVVTLASLRIPLVMVKNRLVQ
- a CDS encoding ABC transporter ATP-binding protein, with amino-acid sequence MSIGENIITATNLVKKFAELEAVKGLNLTVYRGECFGLLGPNGAGKTSFVKMVHGFSPVTSGTLEVFGRDINSYGREIKAKIGVVPQEDNLDPELTVFNNLLVYAGYFRINKKTARERAAEILEFMELTGKSGSLVDQLSGGLKRRLTIGRALINRPELLILDEPTTGLDPYARHLVWQRLRKLKKMGITMLLTTHYLEEASQLCDRLIILHKGEILEEGAPLELIERHVGGQALELGVKPEEHSLLLERAGELLKAHHVLGDILILFTNSGSELEERIASGAQSLGVSLSSRRLRSTNLEDVYLKLTGETFKDNPGEYGDGEHE
- a CDS encoding ABC-F family ATP-binding cassette domain-containing protein, translating into MSILTVENLTKSYGEKVLFSDISFTIADKQRIGLIGVNGTGKSTLLKIIAGIETAEKGKVTHANKFQIEYLPQHPILDGQLTVLDQIYFGDNSLMKVLRDYEQAANELEKNPNNTGKQDKLSFLQQEMDRMNAWDASSMAKTILTRLGIENFSQPVKELSEGQKKRVAIAKALVQPADLLVLDEPTNHLDNEIIEWLERFLTQYQGALLVITHDRYFLNRVTNRILELDQGKLYGYEGNYEAYLAGKAQREEQTITAEKKRQNLLRKELAWLKRGAKARSTKQKARVQQVHQIQEQEVDMHKKDLEFAIGSQRLGKKVLELKGISKKYGGERLISDFSYRIGPGEKLGIIGPNGAGKTTLLKIMAGFIEPDAGVVEIGQTVKVGFYSQNYVDMDLDLRVIEYIREGADNVKTADGQWITAEQMLERFLFPRSQQWAYIGKLSGGERRRLYLLRRLMEEPNVLFLDEPTNDLDTETLSILEDYLEQFPASVITVSHDRFFLDRVVDRLIAFENDGVISKFAGNYTEYLELQKHEKEKKPASKKDQKKSVPTSINKEQPRKLSYMQQREWDEIEGKIASLEQRKNQLQEDITMVGSDYERVQQLYKEQQQVDEELDQFMERWTELSLLIEEIEQRTQK